The Candidatus Thiodiazotropha endoloripes genome has a window encoding:
- a CDS encoding NADH-quinone oxidoreductase subunit A, whose translation MLENYLPIMIFLTVAFVLGGIVIGLGFLLGTSKPDDEKNSPYECGFEAFEDSRMKFDVRYYLVAILFIIFDLEIAFLFPWAVVLDQIGMVGFIAMMVFLGILVIGFIYEWKKGALEWE comes from the coding sequence ATGCTTGAAAATTATTTGCCCATCATGATTTTCCTAACGGTCGCTTTCGTGTTGGGTGGCATTGTCATCGGATTGGGTTTTCTGCTTGGTACGAGTAAGCCGGACGACGAAAAAAACTCTCCTTACGAATGCGGTTTCGAGGCCTTCGAGGACTCCCGCATGAAATTCGACGTTCGCTACTATCTGGTAGCCATCCTGTTCATTATCTTCGATCTAGAGATCGCTTTTCTCTTCCCCTGGGCTGTCGTACTCGACCAGATCGGCATGGTGGGTTTTATCGCCATGATGGTGTTCCTGGGTATTCTGGTTATTGGCTTTATCTACGAATGGAAGAAAGGGGCTCTGGAGTGGGAGTAA
- a CDS encoding NADH-quinone oxidoreductase subunit D, with translation MPEIRNYTLNFGPQHPAAHGVLRLVLEMDGEVIERADPHIGLLHRATEKLAESKPYNQSIPYMDRLDYVSMMCNEHGYVRAIEKLLGVEAPIRAQYIRTMFDEITRILNHLMWLGTHALDVGAMTVFLYAFREREDLMDCYEAVSGARMHAAYYRPGGVYRDLPEKMPQYQASQWVTGRDVAARNETRQGSLLDFIEDFVDRFPGLVDEYETLLTDNRIWKQRTVGIGVVSPERALQLGFTGPMLRGSGVAWDLRKKQSYAAYDQVDFDIPVGQNGDCYDRYLVRIGELRESNRIIKQCIEWLRANPGPVMVDDHKIAVPNRDEMKDDMEGLIHHFKLFTEGYCPPEGEVYAAVEAPKGEFGCYIVSDGANKPYRLKIRAPGFSHLAAMDEMVNGHMLADVVAVIGTMDVVFGEIDR, from the coding sequence ATGCCTGAAATTCGTAACTACACCCTCAATTTCGGCCCCCAGCATCCGGCAGCTCATGGTGTACTGCGACTGGTTCTGGAGATGGATGGTGAGGTCATCGAGCGTGCCGACCCACACATTGGGTTGCTGCATCGAGCCACCGAGAAGCTGGCTGAGAGCAAACCCTACAACCAAAGCATCCCCTACATGGATCGCCTCGACTATGTGTCGATGATGTGCAACGAGCACGGTTATGTTCGTGCGATCGAGAAGCTGCTTGGTGTCGAAGCGCCAATTCGGGCTCAATACATCCGCACCATGTTCGACGAGATCACCCGTATCCTCAACCACCTGATGTGGCTGGGCACCCATGCCCTGGATGTGGGCGCGATGACCGTGTTTCTCTACGCCTTCCGGGAACGGGAGGATCTGATGGACTGCTATGAGGCCGTCTCCGGTGCCCGAATGCACGCTGCCTACTACCGCCCTGGCGGTGTCTATCGGGATCTACCGGAAAAGATGCCTCAATACCAGGCAAGTCAGTGGGTAACCGGCCGGGATGTGGCTGCCCGCAATGAGACCCGTCAGGGATCCCTGCTCGATTTCATCGAGGATTTTGTAGACCGCTTTCCCGGTCTGGTTGATGAGTACGAAACGCTGCTTACCGACAACAGGATCTGGAAACAGCGTACCGTCGGAATCGGTGTGGTCTCTCCCGAAAGGGCGCTGCAGCTCGGTTTTACCGGCCCCATGCTGAGAGGCTCGGGAGTTGCCTGGGATCTGCGTAAGAAACAGTCCTACGCGGCCTATGACCAGGTGGATTTCGACATCCCGGTGGGCCAGAACGGTGACTGTTACGATCGCTACCTGGTGCGTATTGGTGAGCTGCGGGAATCAAACCGCATCATCAAGCAGTGCATTGAATGGCTGAGAGCCAACCCGGGTCCGGTGATGGTCGACGATCATAAGATTGCCGTACCCAACCGGGACGAGATGAAGGACGATATGGAGGGGTTGATTCACCACTTCAAGCTCTTCACAGAAGGTTATTGCCCACCCGAGGGAGAGGTCTACGCAGCGGTTGAGGCACCGAAAGGGGAGTTTGGCTGTTACATCGTCTCCGATGGCGCCAACAAGCCTTACCGATTGAAAATCAGAGCGCCGGGTTTCTCTCACCTGGCTGCCATGGACGAAATGGTGAACGGCCATATGCTTGCCGACGTTGTGGCGGTGATTGGCACCATGGATGTGGTATTTGGTGAGATCGACCGTTAG
- the folP gene encoding dihydropteroate synthase — translation MSAPKILDCAGKTLDLSQPQVMGILNLTPDSFSDGGRFTARDAAIKHAMQMIDEGAAIIDVGGESTRPGAQPVTAQQEMDRVIPLIETLAGEIPLPISVDTSKAEVMREAVSAGAGMINDVMALRDSGALEAAAEAAVPVCLMHMQGEPRTMQCNPHYDDVVDDVKTFLQQRLDACVASGIPQDRLIVDPGFGFGKTLPHNLALLDGLQNLEQLGVPLLVGISRKSMIGALLGERAVEERLYGSLAAAVMAAMKGSAILRVHDVQATVDALKIVSAVQAVNPVIK, via the coding sequence ATGTCTGCGCCTAAGATTCTTGACTGCGCCGGTAAAACACTCGACCTGAGTCAGCCTCAGGTGATGGGTATCCTCAATCTGACTCCGGATTCATTTTCCGATGGAGGGCGCTTCACCGCCCGGGATGCTGCCATCAAACATGCCATGCAGATGATCGATGAAGGGGCGGCGATTATCGATGTTGGTGGTGAGTCAACCCGACCAGGCGCCCAACCGGTCACCGCGCAACAGGAGATGGACCGGGTGATTCCACTGATCGAGACGCTGGCCGGTGAAATCCCGTTACCCATTTCGGTCGATACCAGTAAGGCTGAGGTGATGCGTGAGGCTGTATCGGCCGGTGCGGGGATGATCAATGATGTGATGGCATTGCGCGATTCCGGCGCCCTGGAGGCCGCTGCTGAAGCCGCTGTGCCGGTCTGCCTGATGCACATGCAGGGTGAGCCCCGTACCATGCAGTGCAATCCTCACTATGATGATGTGGTTGATGATGTTAAAACCTTTCTCCAGCAGCGACTGGATGCTTGTGTGGCGTCGGGTATCCCGCAGGATCGGCTGATTGTTGATCCCGGGTTTGGCTTCGGCAAAACCCTGCCACATAATCTTGCGCTACTCGACGGTCTGCAAAATCTCGAACAGCTTGGTGTGCCGCTATTGGTGGGAATATCCAGAAAGTCTATGATAGGGGCACTGCTTGGAGAACGTGCTGTTGAAGAGCGTCTGTATGGCAGCCTGGCTGCGGCGGTGATGGCGGCCATGAAAGGGAGTGCCATTTTACGGGTACATGATGTACAAGCCACAGTCGACGCGTTGAAGATTGTGTCGGCTGTTCAGGCTGTTAACCCAGTGATCAAATAG
- the nuoG gene encoding NADH-quinone oxidoreductase subunit NuoG gives MTDKLVTIEVNGQELQAEAGIMLIEATDAAGINIPRFCYHKKLSVAANCRMCLVEVEKVPKPLPACATPVSEGMKVYTRSPKALAAQKGTMEFLLINHPLDCPICDQGGECELQDVAIGYGRDVSRYSEGKRVVADKNIGPLIATDMTRCIHCTRCVRFGEEIAGIREMGATGRGEHMVIGTYIEKSVDSELSGNIIDLCPVGALTSKPFRFNARAWELTQVEAIAPHDSLGSNLNLHLRGNKVMRVHPKDNESINETWISDRDRFSYEGLYSSDRLTSPMVKKGGEWKEVSWEMALEMAAASLKEVGDGDQIGTLVSPSSTVEELFLAQKLMRGLGCNNIDSRLRQGDFRMDATQNSVHWLGSSLSDMDQMQTLFVVGGNIRKEQPILAHRLRKAALNGAKLHYLNPIQIDLNHSGEQDICTPGEMAGRLAAVAKAAGVKASDGAASLLGAAKVDASAKQTAANLKAADGAMVMLGAMAQAHPDYALLYTIAVALAEATGAQLSILPASANSVGAQLAGAVPHLQPGGRAADRAGLDALQMLKLPRKGYLLLGVEPGRDFWNGSLSMSALQSADIVVAISAFRSPELEACADIMLPMAIFTETSGTYVNAEGRWQQSRGVVRPQGESRPGWKILRVLGNLTDQPGFDYIDSQQIHDELHQLCESSALDNKQAEPQNLEPQLSADALLRGGDTPLYACDPLVRRATALQQTQDAGSDTIRLHPEEAARLGLEGSDTALVKQNGNQIDLPLQLDERIPQGCVWISTGLERTSTLGQPFGEVTVEKA, from the coding sequence ATGACAGATAAGTTAGTCACCATTGAAGTAAACGGGCAGGAACTGCAGGCGGAAGCCGGCATCATGCTCATTGAAGCCACGGATGCAGCCGGTATCAACATACCGCGCTTCTGTTATCACAAGAAACTATCCGTCGCAGCCAACTGCCGTATGTGCCTGGTTGAAGTGGAGAAGGTGCCAAAACCTCTCCCGGCCTGCGCTACACCGGTAAGCGAGGGGATGAAAGTCTACACCCGCTCACCAAAAGCCCTGGCTGCACAGAAAGGCACCATGGAGTTCCTGCTGATCAATCACCCGCTCGACTGTCCGATCTGTGATCAGGGCGGCGAGTGTGAACTGCAGGATGTGGCGATTGGTTATGGGCGGGATGTCTCCCGCTACAGTGAGGGAAAACGGGTTGTTGCCGACAAGAATATCGGGCCATTGATTGCTACCGATATGACCCGCTGTATCCACTGTACAAGATGTGTCAGGTTCGGCGAAGAGATCGCCGGTATCCGCGAGATGGGCGCGACCGGTCGTGGTGAACATATGGTAATCGGCACCTATATCGAAAAGAGTGTGGATTCCGAATTGTCCGGCAACATCATCGACCTCTGTCCGGTGGGTGCCTTGACCTCGAAACCTTTCCGTTTCAATGCCCGCGCCTGGGAGCTGACTCAGGTGGAGGCGATCGCACCGCATGACAGTCTGGGCTCCAATCTGAACCTGCATCTGCGTGGTAACAAAGTGATGCGGGTACATCCCAAAGACAATGAATCGATCAACGAGACCTGGATCTCCGATCGGGACCGTTTCAGTTACGAAGGGCTCTACAGCAGTGACCGGCTCACCTCACCGATGGTGAAAAAAGGTGGTGAATGGAAAGAGGTCAGCTGGGAGATGGCTCTGGAGATGGCTGCGGCCAGTCTCAAAGAGGTCGGCGATGGAGATCAGATCGGAACCCTGGTATCCCCGTCCTCAACCGTCGAAGAGCTGTTTCTCGCTCAGAAACTGATGCGCGGACTGGGTTGTAACAATATCGACAGCCGTCTGCGTCAAGGCGACTTCCGAATGGATGCAACTCAAAACAGCGTCCATTGGCTGGGCAGCAGCCTCAGCGATATGGATCAGATGCAGACCCTTTTCGTGGTTGGCGGGAACATCCGTAAGGAACAGCCGATTCTGGCACATCGCCTGCGTAAGGCCGCTCTGAACGGGGCCAAGCTTCACTACCTGAATCCCATCCAGATCGATCTGAATCACAGTGGTGAGCAGGATATCTGTACACCGGGCGAGATGGCTGGCCGTCTGGCGGCAGTCGCCAAAGCGGCCGGTGTCAAAGCCTCTGACGGGGCCGCATCTCTGCTGGGTGCCGCTAAAGTGGATGCGTCCGCGAAACAGACAGCCGCCAACCTGAAGGCGGCCGATGGTGCCATGGTTATGCTCGGGGCTATGGCTCAGGCCCACCCGGACTACGCACTGCTGTATACCATCGCTGTTGCATTGGCTGAAGCGACCGGCGCGCAGCTCTCAATTCTGCCAGCATCGGCCAACTCGGTTGGCGCCCAGCTTGCCGGTGCGGTACCTCATCTTCAACCTGGAGGCAGAGCCGCAGATCGTGCCGGACTGGATGCCCTGCAGATGTTGAAGTTGCCCCGCAAAGGCTATCTGCTGCTGGGCGTAGAACCCGGTCGTGACTTCTGGAATGGTTCTCTGTCGATGAGTGCACTGCAGAGCGCCGATATTGTGGTTGCGATCAGCGCCTTCCGCAGTCCTGAACTGGAAGCCTGTGCGGATATCATGCTGCCGATGGCGATCTTTACCGAAACTTCTGGGACCTATGTCAACGCGGAAGGGCGCTGGCAGCAGAGTCGCGGGGTGGTCAGGCCTCAGGGAGAGAGTCGTCCGGGTTGGAAGATTCTGCGGGTGCTCGGCAACCTGACGGATCAGCCAGGTTTCGATTACATCGATTCACAACAGATTCATGATGAGCTTCACCAACTGTGTGAATCCTCAGCACTCGATAACAAGCAGGCAGAACCTCAAAATCTCGAGCCCCAGCTGAGTGCCGATGCGCTGTTGAGAGGCGGGGATACACCGCTGTACGCCTGCGATCCGCTGGTACGTCGTGCCACGGCCTTGCAGCAGACCCAGGATGCGGGTTCGGATACCATCCGTCTGCACCCGGAAGAGGCGGCCCGTCTGGGACTCGAAGGCAGCGATACGGCATTGGTAAAACAGAACGGCAATCAGATCGATCTGCCCCTGCAGCTGGATGAGCGCATTCCTCAGGGATGTGTCTGGATATCCACCGGCCTGGAGCGTACATCGACACTGGGTCAGCCGTTTGGCGAAGTGACCGTGGAGAAGGCATAA
- the glmM gene encoding phosphoglucosamine mutase: protein MSRKYFGTDGVRGRFGEGAITPEFVLKLGWAVGRILGTESKSRVLIGKDTRISGYLLESALEAGLTAAGVNITLLGPMPTPSVAYLTRTLHAQAGIVISASHNPYTDNGIKFFSADGLKLPDQVESAIEAEMEKPLTTVDSANLGRAEKMDAEGRYIEFCKSTIPLKTRFNGMKIVVDCSNGAAYNIAPYVFDEMGADVIAIGNQPNGFNINDGVGSTHPEHLKAAVLEHGADLGIALDGDGDRLIMVDDQGNEVDGDEILYIIACSRMREGELKGAVVGTLMSNLGLEHALREHGVVFERTNVGDRYIMERLFKKGWVLGGEQSGHIICLDRTTTGDGIVSALQVLAEVHATGRSLRELSAGMSKYPQKLTNIHLGGTSAQEIMESDLVKRSVREAEVEMGSSGRVLLRPSGTEPLMRVMVEGSDGEQVEVLSSQIASTVEALVTG, encoded by the coding sequence GTGAGTCGAAAGTATTTTGGAACTGATGGTGTGCGCGGTCGTTTTGGTGAAGGTGCGATTACACCTGAGTTTGTATTGAAGCTGGGCTGGGCGGTCGGGCGGATTCTGGGCACGGAATCGAAGAGCCGGGTGTTGATCGGCAAGGATACCCGTATCTCCGGCTATCTGCTCGAATCGGCCCTGGAGGCCGGACTCACAGCGGCAGGTGTCAATATCACGCTGCTCGGCCCCATGCCAACCCCCAGTGTCGCATACCTGACCCGAACCCTTCATGCCCAGGCGGGGATCGTCATCAGCGCCTCCCACAATCCCTACACCGACAATGGCATCAAGTTCTTTTCCGCCGATGGGCTCAAGCTGCCGGATCAGGTGGAGAGTGCCATCGAGGCTGAGATGGAGAAGCCGCTCACCACTGTGGATTCCGCCAATCTGGGACGGGCGGAAAAAATGGATGCGGAAGGGCGCTATATCGAATTCTGTAAAAGCACCATTCCACTCAAGACCCGCTTCAACGGTATGAAAATTGTCGTGGATTGCTCGAATGGGGCCGCCTACAACATCGCACCTTATGTCTTCGATGAAATGGGAGCTGATGTGATTGCAATCGGCAATCAGCCGAATGGTTTCAATATCAATGACGGGGTGGGTTCCACCCATCCCGAGCATCTGAAAGCCGCGGTTCTGGAACATGGCGCCGACCTGGGTATCGCCCTGGACGGGGATGGGGATCGTCTGATCATGGTCGATGACCAGGGCAACGAGGTGGATGGGGATGAGATTCTCTATATCATCGCCTGTTCCCGGATGCGGGAAGGGGAGCTCAAGGGGGCGGTCGTGGGTACCCTGATGAGCAATCTCGGTCTGGAGCATGCATTGCGGGAGCATGGGGTGGTGTTTGAGCGGACCAATGTGGGTGATCGCTACATCATGGAGCGCCTCTTTAAAAAGGGCTGGGTGCTCGGCGGTGAGCAGTCTGGCCATATCATCTGCCTGGATCGTACCACCACCGGAGATGGTATCGTCTCCGCGTTACAGGTTCTGGCGGAAGTCCATGCCACGGGGCGCTCTCTACGGGAGCTCAGCGCCGGGATGAGCAAATACCCACAAAAACTGACCAATATTCATCTGGGTGGAACCAGCGCCCAGGAGATTATGGAGTCGGATTTGGTCAAAAGATCGGTGCGTGAAGCTGAAGTGGAGATGGGCAGCTCAGGCCGGGTACTGCTCAGACCCTCAGGTACTGAGCCGCTGATGCGTGTGATGGTGGAGGGCAGTGATGGTGAGCAGGTCGAAGTGCTGTCGTCACAGATCGCCAGTACCGTCGAGGCTCTGGTAACCGGCTGA
- a CDS encoding NADH-quinone oxidoreductase subunit C: protein MQGRLDQLASTLEERFSDLSCQVERSCGEVTLVVPTDKLIEVANTLHDDDEFGFNELIDVCGVDYSDYGSSEWQTDGAPNTGFGRGVVEQAGDEPEQNRRFAAVYHLLSISNNIRLRLRVFVDTDQPIVASVVPVWASANWFEREAFDLYGILFDGHPDLRRILTDYGFIGHPFRKDFPLIGQVEMRYDEQQARVIYEPVSIDPRTLVPRVTREDNRYLNEDDATQDAADA from the coding sequence ATGCAAGGTCGACTGGATCAGTTGGCCTCGACACTTGAAGAGCGCTTTTCCGATTTGAGTTGTCAGGTTGAGAGAAGCTGTGGTGAGGTCACCCTGGTCGTGCCCACCGACAAGCTGATCGAAGTCGCCAACACCTTGCATGACGATGACGAGTTTGGTTTCAATGAGTTGATCGACGTCTGCGGCGTCGACTATTCGGATTACGGCAGCTCTGAGTGGCAGACTGACGGTGCACCGAATACCGGTTTCGGCCGGGGTGTGGTCGAGCAGGCGGGGGATGAGCCCGAACAGAACCGGCGCTTTGCTGCGGTCTACCATCTGCTCTCCATCAGCAACAACATTCGCCTTCGGTTACGTGTATTTGTCGACACCGATCAACCGATTGTCGCCTCAGTGGTTCCGGTCTGGGCCAGTGCCAACTGGTTTGAGCGTGAGGCCTTCGATCTCTACGGCATTCTGTTTGACGGACACCCGGATCTGCGCCGAATCCTCACCGACTATGGATTCATCGGTCACCCTTTCCGAAAAGACTTTCCGCTGATCGGTCAGGTGGAGATGCGCTACGACGAACAGCAGGCGCGGGTGATCTACGAACCAGTGAGTATCGATCCGCGCACCCTGGTACCCAGGGTTACCCGTGAAGACAACCGTTATCTGAATGAAGATGACGCAACGCAGGATGCCGCCGATGCCTGA
- the nuoE gene encoding NADH-quinone oxidoreductase subunit NuoE has protein sequence MTVTVNDKTELFSPQICAEIDRWIAKYPAEWKQSAVMGALMIVQDDNGGWLTTELMDRVADYLDMPPIAVYEVATFYSMYELKPVGKHKICVCTNVSCMTNKSDLIVEHLEKKLGIGFGEVTEDGRFSMKEVECLGACGGAPMMQIGKQYYENLTPEIVDAILEGLE, from the coding sequence ATGACAGTAACAGTTAACGACAAAACGGAACTTTTCTCCCCGCAAATCTGTGCGGAGATTGATCGCTGGATTGCCAAGTATCCCGCTGAGTGGAAACAGTCCGCCGTGATGGGCGCCTTGATGATCGTGCAGGATGACAATGGTGGCTGGTTGACCACGGAACTGATGGACCGGGTTGCCGACTATCTGGATATGCCGCCGATCGCTGTCTATGAGGTGGCGACCTTCTACTCCATGTATGAGCTGAAACCGGTGGGTAAGCACAAGATCTGTGTCTGCACCAACGTCTCCTGCATGACCAATAAGTCCGATCTGATTGTCGAGCATCTTGAGAAAAAGCTCGGTATCGGCTTTGGCGAGGTTACCGAGGATGGCCGCTTCTCCATGAAAGAGGTGGAGTGTCTGGGCGCCTGTGGCGGCGCACCCATGATGCAGATCGGCAAACAGTATTACGAAAATCTCACACCGGAAATCGTCGATGCGATTCTGGAAGGTCTGGAGTAA
- the nuoF gene encoding NADH-quinone oxidoreductase subunit NuoF, giving the protein MVNEVCLRTLDLERPWLMEQYQSRGGYEVLKQVLTEKRAPEDIIEEVKKSGLRGRGGAGFPTGLKWSFISRNAPGQKYVVCNSDEGEPGTFKDRDILRYNPHQLIEGMILAGYAIGATRGYNYIRGEFWEPYERFEQALQEAREAGFLGENLLGSGFDFELHTHLGGGAYICGEETALLESIEGKKGQPRYKPPFPAHFGLYGRPTIINNTESLASIPMILEKGGEWFADIGVKNSGGSKLFSISGNINNPGVFEIPMGTPFSELLEMAGGMKDGCKIKAVIPGGSSAPVIPGEQMMDLNMDYDSIAGAGSMLGSGAVIVLDDTNCMVKTLERMSYFYHEESCGQCTPCREGTGWLYRVVHRIETGQGRQEDLDLLDDVADKISGKTICALGDAAALPVQGMLRHYRDEFQYHIDHKRCMVGAG; this is encoded by the coding sequence ATGGTCAATGAAGTCTGTTTGCGAACCCTGGATCTTGAGCGCCCCTGGTTGATGGAGCAGTATCAGAGCCGTGGTGGCTATGAAGTATTGAAGCAGGTACTCACAGAGAAACGGGCCCCTGAAGATATCATTGAAGAGGTGAAAAAATCCGGACTGCGCGGACGTGGCGGGGCAGGTTTCCCAACCGGCCTGAAGTGGAGTTTCATCTCTCGCAATGCGCCAGGACAGAAATATGTGGTGTGTAACTCGGATGAAGGCGAGCCGGGGACTTTCAAGGACCGGGATATCCTGCGATACAACCCCCATCAACTGATCGAAGGGATGATTCTGGCCGGTTATGCGATCGGCGCAACCCGCGGATACAACTATATTCGGGGTGAGTTCTGGGAACCCTACGAGCGCTTCGAACAGGCACTGCAGGAGGCCCGCGAAGCCGGTTTTCTTGGTGAGAATCTGCTCGGATCAGGGTTTGATTTCGAACTGCATACCCACTTGGGGGGCGGTGCCTACATCTGCGGTGAAGAGACCGCCTTGCTGGAGTCGATCGAAGGTAAGAAGGGGCAGCCCCGCTACAAGCCTCCATTTCCGGCCCACTTCGGCCTTTATGGCCGGCCAACCATAATCAACAACACAGAGAGTCTGGCCTCGATTCCCATGATCCTGGAGAAGGGCGGTGAATGGTTTGCCGATATCGGTGTGAAGAACAGCGGTGGCTCAAAACTGTTTTCAATCTCCGGAAATATCAACAATCCGGGGGTTTTCGAAATTCCGATGGGAACGCCGTTTTCCGAGCTGCTTGAGATGGCCGGGGGAATGAAAGATGGTTGCAAGATCAAAGCGGTGATTCCCGGTGGTTCATCGGCACCGGTGATTCCCGGTGAACAGATGATGGACCTGAATATGGACTACGACTCCATCGCCGGTGCCGGCTCCATGCTGGGTTCAGGTGCGGTGATCGTGCTGGACGACACCAACTGTATGGTCAAGACCCTTGAGCGTATGTCCTATTTCTACCACGAAGAGTCCTGTGGTCAGTGTACTCCCTGCCGTGAGGGTACCGGTTGGCTCTATCGGGTCGTACATCGCATCGAAACCGGACAGGGACGCCAGGAGGATCTGGACCTGCTGGATGATGTGGCAGATAAGATCAGCGGCAAAACCATCTGCGCCCTGGGAGATGCTGCTGCCTTGCCGGTACAGGGCATGCTGCGTCACTATCGGGATGAGTTTCAATATCACATCGACCATAAGCGTTGCATGGTCGGGGCTGGCTGA
- a CDS encoding NuoB/complex I 20 kDa subunit family protein, translating into MGIEGILEKGVITTSADKLINWARTGSMWPMTFGLACCAVEMMQAAAARYDMDRFGIVFRPSPRQSDVMIVAGTLVNKMAPALRKVYDQMAEPRWVISMGSCANGGGYYHYSYAVVRGCDRVVPVDIYVPGCPPTAEALLYGVIQLQDKIRRTSTIAR; encoded by the coding sequence GTGGGAATTGAGGGCATTCTTGAGAAAGGTGTAATCACCACCTCCGCAGACAAGTTGATCAACTGGGCGCGCACCGGCTCGATGTGGCCGATGACCTTCGGTCTGGCCTGTTGTGCGGTGGAGATGATGCAGGCTGCTGCAGCTCGTTATGACATGGATCGCTTCGGCATCGTGTTCCGGCCCAGCCCACGCCAATCGGATGTGATGATCGTGGCCGGTACCCTGGTCAACAAGATGGCCCCGGCACTGCGTAAAGTGTATGACCAGATGGCCGAACCCCGCTGGGTGATCTCCATGGGCTCCTGCGCCAATGGTGGTGGCTACTATCACTACTCATACGCCGTGGTCAGAGGTTGTGACCGGGTCGTGCCGGTGGATATCTATGTTCCCGGTTGCCCTCCGACAGCAGAGGCGTTGCTGTACGGTGTGATTCAGTTGCAGGACAAGATACGCCGGACCAGTACCATAGCGCGTTAA
- the secG gene encoding preprotein translocase subunit SecG, producing MQTILTVFHIFLAVGLVGLILIQHGKGADMGAAFGSGASGTVFGSKGSASFLTRATAILATLFFVTSMVMAYFAAQTNEPEGLMENMGTAPVIEVPAAETDLPAVPGGNSDLPAVPATDSMLQVPSEEMPPVEASESAAEANAAASEAMVDSTREAAGDEQQPAVPTAVDGK from the coding sequence ATGCAAACGATATTGACCGTGTTTCACATCTTTCTGGCCGTTGGGTTGGTTGGGTTGATTCTGATTCAACACGGTAAAGGTGCGGATATGGGAGCTGCCTTCGGCAGCGGCGCTTCAGGCACCGTATTCGGCTCCAAGGGATCCGCCTCTTTTCTGACCCGTGCTACAGCGATTCTGGCAACCCTGTTTTTCGTTACCAGCATGGTCATGGCCTATTTCGCTGCCCAGACCAACGAACCCGAAGGGCTGATGGAAAACATGGGCACAGCACCGGTGATCGAAGTGCCGGCAGCGGAGACTGATCTGCCTGCAGTACCTGGTGGTAACAGTGATCTGCCAGCGGTGCCTGCGACTGACAGCATGCTACAGGTTCCATCGGAGGAGATGCCGCCGGTTGAGGCGAGTGAATCCGCTGCTGAAGCGAATGCTGCTGCCTCGGAGGCGATGGTCGATTCAACCCGGGAGGCTGCTGGCGACGAACAGCAACCGGCAGTACCAACTGCTGTTGACGGAAAATAG
- the tpiA gene encoding triose-phosphate isomerase has protein sequence MRRPLVAGNWKMNGSLESVRSLLDGIKAGVGAVTNAEVAVCPTAIFIPEAQQRLSGTEIAWGGQDLSTETSGAYTGEVAASMLNDFACKYVIVGHSERRTYHNESDDLVAKKFATARAAGLAPILCVGETLEERESGVTNEVVARQLNAVIELEGVAALADGVIAYEPVWAIGTGKTATPEQAQEVHAFIRSLVAEKSAEVAEGVRILYGGSMKPGNAKELIGKADIDGGLIGGASLAAEDFLGICTAAN, from the coding sequence ATGCGTAGACCACTGGTTGCCGGAAATTGGAAGATGAACGGTTCACTTGAGAGTGTTCGTAGCTTATTGGATGGCATCAAGGCGGGTGTCGGTGCGGTCACCAACGCTGAAGTTGCTGTCTGCCCCACGGCCATTTTCATTCCTGAGGCTCAACAGCGACTGAGCGGCACCGAGATCGCCTGGGGTGGTCAGGATCTCTCCACCGAGACATCCGGAGCCTATACCGGCGAAGTGGCCGCCTCGATGCTGAATGACTTCGCCTGTAAGTATGTCATCGTAGGACACTCCGAGCGCCGCACCTATCACAATGAAAGTGATGATCTGGTTGCTAAAAAGTTTGCCACCGCACGGGCAGCCGGTCTGGCTCCGATCCTGTGTGTCGGTGAGACCCTGGAAGAGCGTGAGTCCGGAGTCACCAACGAGGTCGTGGCGCGTCAGCTGAATGCGGTGATCGAGCTTGAGGGTGTGGCTGCACTGGCAGATGGCGTCATCGCCTATGAGCCGGTCTGGGCGATCGGTACCGGTAAAACCGCAACCCCTGAGCAGGCCCAGGAGGTACACGCCTTCATTCGTTCCCTTGTGGCGGAGAAGAGCGCCGAGGTGGCCGAGGGTGTACGGATCCTCTATGGTGGCTCGATGAAGCCTGGAAACGCCAAAGAGCTGATTGGCAAAGCGGATATCGATGGCGGCCTGATAGGCGGCGCATCACTGGCTGCGGAAGATTTTCTGGGAATCTGTACGGCGGCAAATTAA